The genomic stretch CATCTCAATGTCTTCTACATGATGTTTTCCTTCTATTAGTATTTGCAAAGTATTTAAGTTCATGTAAAATTTCAGAAGCAGAGGAGCCTACTGCACCACTGCCCTTAAAGAGTCACCTTCAGGCTGCCAAGGGACATCCAACTACTGATCCTGCATCTTGCACATTTGGCGTGAAGGTAAAATAGTGAAACAGCTTTTAACTAAATGAAGCTAAGCAAGTTGCATATACAAAGAAACTCTTTTTATTGCATTAATTCAAAAGTTCATCTACCATGAGATGGGAGAATAAAAGATGTGAGGGCAGTGAATTTTAAAGCAATGGTCCTCTATTTATTCAAATTTTATGGCAACACCAATCGATATTGCTTTATTATCAAACATCTGCTTTGAATTGCTGTATCATGTTTGTTGTTCCCCCACTATTGTTTGATAATCATCATCATGCTTTAGGTTCCTTCTTTATTCTGAAACCTGTCTACCAGGAATAGTTCTGAAAGAGTATATATAACATATTTCTGCAATACGGAATTTTTTCACCTTGCTTGTCAGCCATGTGGTTGAACATGTGTTCCCTCTTTAATTGACAAAAGTATTTATTTGCATTCTTACTGTAGAAATGATGGTGCCCCTATAATTATTCTCCACAGAATGACAAAATGTTCCCTGAAATTTGATGAAGATATTTCACATCAGATAAGATAATGTCACATCGGAATTTTATACCTAATGCCTTGTTAGCTTTGTTGAATGAAGGATAATCACAACGATGATATCCGCATTTTTCGGTAACTTATCCACAGTCAAAACAAGAGTGTGCAACTCGTGCAGTTGTTTTATAACTTTCTATGCATCATATTCCATGACATGACCGTACTTGGACTTAACGCATGCACTATGGACGAGTTTGTGTTCTATTGGAACTGGAATTCTGACAGACACACTTTGTTGTTGATCACAACTATGAGTTTTCTGTTTTCCGAGATCGTTTCTCATGTGCATAACTCAGTTGATATTTCGGGATGCCATTTTGTTAGCAGGACCCAGTGGGTGGCACAAAGACCCTCTCAGGATTCATGTCCTTCGACAACTCGGGACGGCGCGAGATCTGCCCGCCTCCCGCTCGCAACAGGAGCATTCTCTCAGCATTTTTCCCAAGAAACAAGACCTTGAAGCCCAAACGAGTTCTGGTATCCTGATGGGTTTCTTTCTGCCAGCGAATTGCGTCATCTCCTCTTTAGTAGAATGCTCATGTTCTTGAACCGAGTAAGCAACTGCCTCGTTGTGATGTGACTGTTGTAGATGCATGCTGGTATCTGTCTGTCAGGTGTTTCTCCCCTTGTCTTTAGATTTATGAATGCATAAAATTGTGTTGTTCTCTTTCAGCAACTTGCGAGTTCACTAATTCCCAACTCAATTCATCCTCCATCAGTGATAGATAATGAAGGCTACCAGTGGGCAAAGTTGCAGTATCTAAACTTTGACTGTGCATGCGCATTCTTATCACCTGGGTGTTATATTCTTAGCTGTTCCATCCACCACTACATTATTGCTGTCGAGCAGCATCTTTCGATCATATTCTAATATTATTTTAGGATTATTCTTCGCGTTACGTTCTACATTATGCTCGCTTCTTCCTTAGCCGCcactcctttcctttcctttcctttccttgctCACACACTATAAATTACCGCTCTCCTTGTGACGATCGTTTCCAGTTGCAGGTACCTTGTCGTCTTCCTGTCGTCAATCTTGACACGCTTAGGAGAATGAATGGAAGCAGAAGCAGCAACAAGGTCGACGTGAGCTTGTCGCCCAACGCCGTACTGCCTGAGTTCGTGAAGAAGTCGAGCAAGGAGAGTTCGCTGCTCACCAAATGCATTCGAGATGTGTTGGAGTTCGCGGAGGAGGACACCGACAGGGTGACCTTCGCGCTGAAGGTTGGTCTCGCCATGCTTCTCGTCTCCCTGCTCGGACTAATCCAGCGGCCCTTCGAGGTCTTTGGCACCAACATCCTCTGGTCCATCCTTACCGTCGGCATCATGTTCGAATACACTGTAGGTGCGTACACCTCACCGCAGCAGATCATGCAAACATCTGCCTTTCATCGCTGTTAGATTTCTCTCAAGGATGATTCGTCTAGGTGCAACCTTGTACCGGGGATTCAACCGAGCCGTCGGAAGCTTGTTCGCCGGCATCTTCGCAATCTTGGTGATCGGGATATCCATGAGCAGCGGCCGTTTTGCCGAGCCATTTGTTGTTGGCTTCAGCATCTTCCTCGTAGGTATGCACAATCTGTCCTACGACGACGACAGTCGGCTTCAGATTTCGTTAACGGTAGACTTTTGGAACTTGCAGGAGCTGCGACTTCCTTCGTGAAGCTGTGGCCTTCATGTGTCCCCTACGAGTATGGCTTTAGAGTCATCCTCTTCACCTACTGCCTCATTGTAGTCTCCATCTATCGTATGAGCAACCCGATGAGGACCGCCATGGAGCGCCTGTACTCGATCGCGATCGGAGCGGCGGTCACCGTCGGCGTCAATCTACTCGTCTTCCCCATATGGGCCGGCGAGCAGCTGCACGAGGAGCTTGTTAACAGCTTCTATTGTGTCGCCGAGTCGCTCGAAGGTCTGCGCTTCTCTCGCCGCTTAGCGTAAACTCTCATGCCGTGGTTCATTCCATCGCATCTGTGTTGTGGGCTTAGAATGTGCGAGGAAGTACTTGAGCGGCGATGGCTTAGAGCACACGGAGTTCTGCAAGAGGGTGGTCATCGATGAATTCCCTGACGACCCTGCGTGCCAGAGATGCAGAGCGATACTGAACTCATCCGCGAGGATCGAGTCTTTGGTAATCGATCTCGTCTGCTTTCCCGATTGCAATCTCCGCAATGCATCGATCTAGGATTTATTTGCGGTGGCATTGCGTGCATGCGTCCGCAGGCGAATTCGGCGAAGTGGGAGCCGCCGCACGGCAGGTTCAGGCACTACTACGGTGCTTGGTCGGAGTACGTCAAGGTCGGAGCCGTGCTCCGGCACTGTGCCTACGAAGTGATGGCGCTCTACGGCTGTTTGCGTTCGGAGATACAGGTGATGTTCGAATCCTCGTGCTCGCTCGCCTTCCTTCTTCCCTCTGTAAAGAAGCCGATTCTACCTACTTGTGTCGTATTGGTTGCAGGCACCGATCGAGCTTCGAGTCACATTCCAAACAGAGATCCTTGAGGCAACAGTCGAAGCAGCAGAGCTGCTCCGCGGCTTGGCGAATGATCTCGGCAACATGAAGCATACCGTTCGAGTGAGCCAACTCATGCGTGTTCGTGTCTCCACCGATCGTCTTCAGCGATCCGTGGACCTGCACTCTTACCTCCTCAACTCACATGGTTTCCGTCACATGCCGACCGGTAAAGATTGTTCTCATGGATCTGGATCTGATCCATCCAGCAAACTACACCGCGAGGCTGAACGCAGTCCGGCGACTGCACAACCGCAGACCCGGACTTATCATGAGACCATGAAAAAGCAGCAGAGGAGGCTGTACTCGTGGCCATCGAGGGAGGTGGATGAGCTGGAAGAAGAAGACGGAGGAGGTGACAGCGCCGAGCTGATCACCAGGATGCGTGCGTTGGAGAGCACTGCAGCTCTCTCGCTTGCCACCTTCGCCTTGCTGCTCATCGAGTTCGTCGCTCGCCTCGATCACCTGGTCGATGCAGTCGAGCAACTCGCTGCAACTGCAAAGTTCAAGCGACAGGCGGGCTTAGAACGTACAAAataacattaaaagaaaaaaggaaaaggctATGATCATTAAGCAAAATCCAACATCTTGCTGTTGACCATAAGCGGATGCAACTTATTCTTATGCATCGAGATCGTTGATCCAAAACAATTAAAAGTCCAAACCAATGATAATACACCTAATGAATGCTATAAACCACCTCATTTGACTTTTATCAGACTGGAATTTGGGATACATTCATGCATGGCATGGGTTACAAGTTCGGATTTGGACTACAGAGGACCCTCTGCTCCTACCCGTTCCTGTCGGAACCGTCTCACGGCGCTCCGGTGCTGGGTCCCCTTGTGGGACCATATCTGCGTGCTCTGATCACAGGTCAGGTAGTTTGTCGTAACGGGTCGCCTGGAGGGCATCGCTCCATGTTTCGTACATGCGATCGCATTAGCAGGAGATCAAAGACAAATCTCGGGCGCGGGCGCGGCGATCTCCCCAACGAAGAAGGGCTCTGCTCGAATGTGGTGGTAATTTTGGGACGTGGAAGCCATGGCGCAGGTGGTGGCGACGCGATCCATCCAAGTCTCTCTCGCCTTTCGCCATCGGGCTCCGGATCCGGGGACGCGAGGAGCCATCTCCACGAGCTCAGGCCTTCGACGCTACCCCCGAGGTTCTTCCCCCAGGAAAAGTAGCAGAGGATCGAGATAGGCAGCTGTTACCGTGGCGAGGCCGCTCGCTCGTTCCGACGCCGGTGTTCTTCCTGTCTTCCCGGATGACACATTAAAGGTGTTCACCTATCGGATTCCAACCTCTCAACTGTCTTTTCTGTTTTTTCCTCTTTCCCTTTACCTTTTATTTCATGTCGAAGATTGCTCGTCTCCAGTGCATTATGTGCTTGCCATTTCTTTCATTTCAGTGGGCTTTTAATCATTATAATCTTGTTAAAGATTATTACAAATTGAAGACGATTAATTGGTTGCAGGAAGAAGGGTATTCAGCAATTTGGGGAAGTTCCCAAGGGATTGTGGTCTAAGCCGAATGTGGTGCGGCAGACTAAGATAGTCTGCACCATCATCGGCCCATCAACCAACACAAGGGACATGATATGGAAGCTAGCTGAGGCTGGCATGAATGTTGCTCGGTCGAACATGTCGCATGGAGACCATGCATCTCATCAAAAGTCATCGATCTCATGCTTGATACCAAGGCAGGTTTCTTCCGACTGCTATTTCATTCCTCTGGCTTCTTTTGGATCTCGGTGACATCATTTTGTATCCCACGAATGCATACTGAGTTTATGTTTACTAGAATGCTGCAGTGCGTAtacttctttttctttatgttgTATGATGCAAGCACAAACGTCGTAGTATCTTTAAAGGCTTCGTAATTTGAGAGTCAATATACTGGACAGTTATTTTACCTGATCTTGATGACAAATATCGGACA from Musa acuminata AAA Group cultivar baxijiao chromosome BXJ1-3, Cavendish_Baxijiao_AAA, whole genome shotgun sequence encodes the following:
- the LOC103979694 gene encoding aluminum-activated malate transporter 9; protein product: MLMFLNRVPCRLPVVNLDTLRRMNGSRSSNKVDVSLSPNAVLPEFVKKSSKESSLLTKCIRDVLEFAEEDTDRVTFALKVGLAMLLVSLLGLIQRPFEVFGTNILWSILTVGIMFEYTVGATLYRGFNRAVGSLFAGIFAILVIGISMSSGRFAEPFVVGFSIFLVGAATSFVKLWPSCVPYEYGFRVILFTYCLIVVSIYRMSNPMRTAMERLYSIAIGAAVTVGVNLLVFPIWAGEQLHEELVNSFYCVAESLEECARKYLSGDGLEHTEFCKRVVIDEFPDDPACQRCRAILNSSARIESLANSAKWEPPHGRFRHYYGAWSEYVKVGAVLRHCAYEVMALYGCLRSEIQAPIELRVTFQTEILEATVEAAELLRGLANDLGNMKHTVRVSQLMRVRVSTDRLQRSVDLHSYLLNSHGFRHMPTGKDCSHGSGSDPSSKLHREAERSPATAQPQTRTYHETMKKQQRRLYSWPSREVDELEEEDGGGDSAELITRMRALESTAALSLATFALLLIEFVARLDHLVDAVEQLAATAKFKRQAGLERTK